One segment of Sandaracinaceae bacterium DNA contains the following:
- the katG gene encoding catalase/peroxidase HPI codes for MSKDPESAGKCPVIHGPHAAAGASANRHWWPDQLNLKVLQHDPPQADPMGEGFDYAEAFGSLDLEAVKSDLFALMTDSQDWWPADYGHYGPFFIRMAWHSAGTYRIADGRGGSSSGTLRFAPLNSWPDNANLDKARALLWPIKKKYGRKISWADLMILTGNCALESMGLKTYGFAGGREDVWEPEEDIYWGSETEWLADERYSGDRELAQPLGAVQMGLIYVNPEGPNAEPDPVAAARDIRETFGRMAMNDEETVALVAGGHTFGKSHGAGPDGEHLAREPEGANLEDMGFGWKNALGTGSGTDTITSGLEGAWTPEPTKWDNGYLDMLFGHEWEKHKGPGGKWQWKPTDPAAAQLVPDAADPTKRHPPMMHTTDLALRFDPAYAKISKRYHENPEELADAFAKAWYKLTHRDMGPVSRFLGPLVPSEPQLWQDPVPERDHELVDDADVAKLKADVLGAGLSIPQLVRAAWASASTYRGTDKRGGANGARVRLAPQKDWKANDPAELAKVLGALEGVKKKFDDAQSGGKRISMADLIVLGGCAAVESAAKKAGHDVTVPFAPGRTDATAEQTDAASFAVLEPKADGFRNYLEAGDPRTPQARLVDRAHMLTLTAPEMTVLVGGLRVLNANSGQAQHGVLTDRPETLSQDFFVNLLDRGTEWKPSADEEHVYEGRNRRTGAEWTGTAVDLVFGSNSQLRALAEVYACDDAEEKFVHDFVAAWTKVMNLDRFDLS; via the coding sequence ATGTCGAAAGATCCCGAGAGCGCAGGAAAGTGCCCCGTCATCCACGGCCCCCACGCGGCCGCTGGGGCGTCGGCGAACCGTCACTGGTGGCCGGACCAGCTGAACCTGAAGGTCCTCCAGCACGACCCGCCGCAGGCCGACCCGATGGGAGAGGGCTTCGACTACGCCGAGGCGTTCGGGAGCCTCGACCTCGAGGCGGTCAAGTCGGATCTCTTCGCGCTGATGACCGACTCCCAGGACTGGTGGCCGGCGGACTACGGCCACTACGGCCCGTTCTTCATCCGCATGGCGTGGCACAGCGCGGGCACCTACCGCATCGCCGACGGTCGCGGCGGCTCGTCCTCGGGCACCCTCCGCTTCGCGCCGCTCAACAGCTGGCCGGACAACGCCAACCTCGACAAGGCGCGCGCGCTGCTGTGGCCGATCAAGAAGAAGTACGGCCGCAAGATCTCGTGGGCCGACCTGATGATCCTCACCGGGAACTGCGCGCTCGAGTCGATGGGCCTGAAGACCTACGGCTTCGCGGGCGGGCGCGAGGACGTCTGGGAGCCCGAGGAGGACATCTACTGGGGCTCCGAGACCGAGTGGCTCGCGGACGAGCGCTACAGCGGTGACCGGGAGCTCGCGCAGCCGCTCGGCGCGGTGCAGATGGGGCTGATCTACGTCAACCCGGAGGGGCCGAACGCGGAGCCCGACCCGGTCGCCGCGGCGCGAGACATCCGCGAGACGTTCGGGCGCATGGCCATGAACGACGAGGAGACGGTCGCGCTGGTCGCGGGCGGTCACACCTTCGGCAAGAGCCACGGCGCGGGGCCCGACGGCGAGCACCTCGCGCGCGAGCCCGAGGGCGCCAACCTCGAGGACATGGGCTTCGGCTGGAAGAACGCGCTCGGCACGGGCTCCGGGACCGACACGATCACCAGCGGCCTCGAAGGCGCGTGGACCCCCGAGCCGACGAAGTGGGACAACGGCTACCTCGACATGCTCTTCGGCCACGAGTGGGAGAAGCACAAGGGGCCTGGCGGCAAGTGGCAGTGGAAGCCGACGGACCCCGCGGCGGCCCAGCTCGTGCCGGACGCGGCCGACCCGACCAAACGGCACCCCCCGATGATGCACACCACGGACCTCGCGCTGCGCTTCGACCCCGCCTACGCGAAGATCTCCAAGCGCTACCACGAGAACCCAGAGGAGCTCGCCGACGCCTTCGCCAAGGCCTGGTACAAGCTCACCCACCGCGACATGGGGCCGGTCTCCCGCTTCCTCGGCCCGCTCGTTCCGTCGGAGCCGCAGCTCTGGCAGGACCCGGTGCCGGAGCGCGACCACGAGCTGGTCGACGACGCGGACGTCGCGAAGCTGAAGGCCGACGTCCTCGGGGCGGGCCTCTCCATCCCGCAGCTGGTCCGCGCGGCGTGGGCCTCGGCCTCGACCTACCGCGGCACCGACAAGCGCGGAGGCGCCAACGGCGCGCGCGTCCGCCTGGCTCCGCAGAAGGACTGGAAGGCGAACGACCCGGCCGAGCTGGCGAAGGTGCTCGGCGCGCTGGAAGGTGTCAAGAAGAAGTTCGATGACGCACAGTCCGGTGGCAAGCGCATCTCGATGGCCGACCTGATCGTGCTCGGCGGCTGCGCCGCGGTGGAGAGCGCCGCCAAGAAGGCAGGGCACGACGTCACCGTCCCCTTCGCGCCGGGGCGCACCGACGCGACGGCCGAGCAGACCGACGCCGCCTCGTTCGCGGTCCTCGAGCCCAAGGCGGACGGGTTCCGGAATTACCTGGAGGCCGGAGATCCGCGGACACCGCAGGCGCGCCTGGTGGACCGGGCGCACATGCTGACCCTGACCGCGCCCGAGATGACGGTGCTGGTCGGCGGCCTGCGGGTCCTGAACGCGAACAGCGGCCAGGCTCAGCACGGGGTGCTCACGGACCGACCCGAGACGCTCAGCCAGGACTTCTTCGTGAACCTGCTCGACCGGGGCACGGAGTGGAAGCCGTCCGCCGACGAGGAGCACGTCTACGAGGGGCGCAACCGCAGGACCGGAGCCGAGTGGACGGGGACCGCGGTGGACCTGGTCTTCGGCTCCAACTCGCAGCTGCGCGCCCTCGCCGAGGTCTACGCCTGCGACGACGCAGAGGAGAAGTTCGTGCACGACTTCGTCGCGGCGTGGACGAAGGTCATGAACCTGGACCGCTTCGACCTGTCCTGA
- a CDS encoding AMP-binding protein, translated as MATFESKVPSIDIPTVSITEHVLRHAERLADRAAFIDGPSGRTVTYGALAKQVRCLAGGLKAKGVGPGTTWALMSPNVPEYAVIFHGLAYAGATVTTLNPTYGAEEIAFQLKDSNATAIITVGLFLETAQAAAKEAGIEEIYLIGPGDAPSFSTLMGEPLGAQVKQDLKEDVVVLPYSSGTTGFPKGVMLTHHNLVANVEQTAAHISLKEGEVIFAVLPFFHIYGMQVLMNFGLATGATIVTAPRFDMVQMLELTQKHAITRLFLVPPIVLALAKHPIVDQYDLSSVKQIFSGAAPLGGEIAEAAAERLGCEVAQGYGMTELSPVTHAVADGDYKEGSVGTLVANTQCRLVDPESGQDVGVGDRGEVWVRGPQVMLGYLNNEEATKLTIDDEGWLHTGDIGVVDDDGHFFIVDRLKELIKVKGFQVAPAELEALLINHAEVQDVAVIGVPDESAGELVKAFVVRTPGSAIGEDDVKAFVSDRVATYKQIDLVEFIDAVPKSASGKILRRELRERPQAS; from the coding sequence ATGGCCACCTTCGAGAGCAAAGTTCCTTCCATCGACATCCCGACCGTCTCGATCACCGAGCACGTGCTGAGGCACGCCGAGCGGCTGGCGGACCGAGCCGCCTTCATCGACGGCCCGAGCGGGCGGACGGTCACCTACGGCGCGCTCGCGAAGCAGGTGCGCTGCCTCGCGGGCGGGCTGAAGGCGAAGGGCGTCGGCCCCGGGACGACGTGGGCGCTGATGAGCCCGAACGTGCCCGAGTACGCGGTGATCTTTCACGGCCTGGCCTACGCCGGCGCGACGGTGACCACGCTGAACCCGACCTACGGCGCGGAGGAGATCGCCTTCCAGCTGAAGGACTCGAACGCGACCGCCATCATCACCGTGGGCCTGTTCCTCGAGACCGCGCAGGCGGCCGCGAAGGAGGCGGGCATCGAGGAGATCTACCTGATCGGCCCGGGCGACGCGCCGTCGTTCAGCACCCTGATGGGGGAGCCGCTCGGCGCGCAGGTGAAGCAGGACCTGAAGGAGGACGTCGTCGTCTTGCCCTACTCCTCGGGCACGACCGGCTTCCCCAAGGGCGTGATGCTGACCCACCACAACCTGGTGGCGAACGTCGAGCAGACCGCGGCGCACATCTCGCTGAAGGAGGGCGAGGTCATCTTCGCGGTGCTGCCCTTCTTCCACATCTACGGCATGCAGGTCCTGATGAACTTCGGCCTCGCCACCGGCGCGACCATCGTCACCGCGCCGCGGTTCGACATGGTGCAGATGCTCGAGCTGACGCAGAAGCACGCGATCACGCGCCTGTTCCTGGTGCCGCCCATCGTGCTCGCGCTCGCCAAGCACCCGATCGTCGACCAGTACGACCTCTCGAGCGTGAAGCAGATCTTCAGCGGCGCCGCGCCCCTCGGCGGCGAGATCGCGGAGGCGGCGGCGGAGCGCCTCGGCTGCGAGGTCGCGCAGGGCTACGGCATGACGGAGCTGTCCCCGGTGACGCACGCGGTCGCGGACGGCGACTACAAGGAGGGCTCGGTCGGCACGCTCGTCGCCAACACGCAGTGCCGCCTGGTCGACCCGGAGTCGGGGCAGGACGTCGGCGTGGGCGACCGCGGCGAGGTCTGGGTCCGCGGCCCGCAGGTGATGTTGGGCTACCTCAACAACGAGGAGGCCACGAAGCTGACCATCGACGACGAGGGCTGGCTTCACACCGGCGACATCGGGGTCGTCGACGACGACGGCCACTTCTTCATCGTCGACCGGCTCAAGGAGCTCATCAAGGTCAAGGGCTTCCAGGTGGCGCCGGCGGAGCTCGAGGCGCTCCTCATCAACCACGCCGAGGTCCAGGACGTGGCCGTCATCGGCGTCCCCGACGAGTCGGCCGGAGAGCTGGTGAAGGCCTTCGTGGTGCGCACCCCGGGCAGCGCGATCGGCGAAGACGACGTGAAGGCCTTCGTGTCCGATCGCGTCGCGACCTACAAGCAGATCGACCTCGTCGAGTTCATCGACGCGGTGCCCAAGAGCGCGTCGGGCAAGATCCTCCGCCGCGAGCTGCGAGAGCGTCCGCAGGCGAGCTGA
- the gpt gene encoding xanthine phosphoribosyltransferase, with product MTRYTQDIFVSWEELHRDCRALCRTLIAREEKWTRIIAVTRGGLIPAAVVARELDLRLVDTICVVSYRGAQAQQAGAVDILEAPTGDGEGCLLIDDLVDTGRTARAIRERLPRAFFATVYAKPEGRPFTDLCIREIPQTTWIRFPWDTELSFAVPLVERDDD from the coding sequence GTGACCCGCTACACGCAGGACATCTTCGTCTCCTGGGAGGAGCTGCACCGCGACTGCCGCGCGCTCTGCCGAACGCTGATCGCGCGCGAGGAGAAGTGGACGCGCATCATCGCGGTCACGCGCGGCGGCCTCATCCCGGCCGCGGTGGTGGCGCGCGAGCTGGACCTGCGCCTCGTCGACACGATCTGCGTCGTCAGCTACCGCGGCGCGCAGGCGCAGCAGGCCGGCGCGGTCGACATCCTCGAGGCGCCCACCGGCGACGGCGAGGGCTGCCTCCTCATCGACGACCTCGTCGACACCGGCCGCACCGCCCGGGCCATCCGCGAGCGCCTCCCCAGAGCCTTCTTCGCGACGGTCTACGCCAAGCCGGAGGGCCGCCCCTTTACCGATCTCTGCATCCGAGAGATCCCGCAGACCACGTGGATCCGCTTCCCGTGGGACACCGAGCTGTCGTTCGCGGTGCCCCTCGTGGAGCGCGACGACGACTGA
- the speA gene encoding biosynthetic arginine decarboxylase yields MDDLEDEAPWTPARSAELYQINGWGKPYFRINDAGMVEVAPDPEEPEKKVDLHELVLDLEARGLDLPLLIRFSDVLEDRIRRLNEAFEAAIKEYEYDGRYRGVFPVKVNQQKHLIDEVVRHGEPWQYGLEAGSKPELLIALAATQEPGGFIICNGYKDRAYIETALLAQRFDKTVIVVLERIEELKFALQASEKTGVRPMLGVRCKLAARGVGRWKSSAGDRAKFGLTAAEIVQVIDELGRREMLDCLQLLHFHIGSQISSIIPIKNAMREASNIYVEMAKMGAKMGYLDVGGGLAVDYDGSKSDFHASMNYDLAEYAYDIVSEVKDACDKVNVPVPTLVTESGRAISAHQSVLVFEVVGKNEVRFPGMPEKPAEGSLRVLEELYETWEGILPKNVQESYHDAIQGKEEADSLFKFGYLTLRQRAQAERLFWHCLDKIMRCKGRMRRVPEEIADLEDYMSSIYYCNFSVFQSAPDAWAIGQLFPVMPIHRLTEEPTERATIADLTCDSDGKIDRFIDVEDIKHVLEVHELKEGERYFLAMFLNGAYQEILGDLHNLFGDTNAVHVRMDEDSYEVTSVVKGDSVAEVLGYVEYDPPAMVERVRLQAERARRQGLIGIDQVKLLMRHYEESLRGYTYLTED; encoded by the coding sequence ATGGACGACCTCGAAGACGAAGCCCCCTGGACCCCCGCGCGGAGCGCCGAGCTGTACCAGATCAACGGCTGGGGAAAGCCGTACTTCCGGATCAACGACGCCGGCATGGTCGAGGTCGCCCCCGACCCCGAGGAGCCCGAGAAGAAGGTCGACCTGCACGAGCTGGTCCTGGACCTCGAGGCGCGCGGGCTCGACCTGCCGCTCCTCATCCGCTTCAGCGACGTGCTCGAGGACCGCATCCGTCGCCTGAACGAGGCCTTCGAAGCCGCGATCAAGGAGTACGAGTACGACGGGCGCTATCGCGGCGTCTTCCCGGTCAAGGTCAACCAGCAGAAGCACCTCATCGACGAGGTCGTGCGGCACGGTGAGCCCTGGCAGTACGGACTCGAGGCCGGCAGCAAGCCGGAGCTGCTCATCGCGCTCGCGGCGACGCAGGAGCCGGGCGGCTTCATCATCTGCAACGGCTACAAGGACCGCGCGTACATCGAGACCGCGCTCCTCGCCCAGCGCTTCGACAAGACCGTCATCGTGGTCCTCGAGCGCATCGAGGAGCTGAAGTTCGCGCTCCAGGCCTCCGAGAAGACGGGCGTGCGGCCCATGCTCGGCGTGCGCTGCAAGCTCGCCGCGCGCGGCGTCGGCCGCTGGAAGAGCTCCGCGGGCGACCGCGCGAAGTTCGGCCTGACCGCGGCGGAGATCGTGCAAGTCATCGACGAGCTCGGCCGCCGCGAGATGCTCGACTGTCTACAGCTCTTGCACTTCCATATCGGAAGTCAGATCTCGAGCATCATCCCCATCAAGAACGCGATGCGGGAGGCGTCCAACATCTACGTCGAGATGGCGAAGATGGGCGCGAAGATGGGCTACCTCGACGTCGGCGGCGGCCTCGCCGTCGACTACGACGGCAGCAAGAGCGACTTCCACGCATCGATGAACTACGACCTCGCGGAGTACGCCTACGACATCGTCTCCGAGGTCAAGGACGCCTGCGACAAGGTGAACGTGCCCGTGCCGACCCTCGTCACCGAGAGCGGCCGCGCGATCAGCGCGCACCAGTCGGTGCTCGTGTTCGAGGTCGTGGGCAAGAACGAGGTGCGCTTCCCCGGCATGCCCGAGAAGCCCGCCGAGGGCAGCCTCCGGGTGCTCGAGGAGCTGTACGAGACCTGGGAGGGCATCCTCCCGAAGAACGTGCAGGAGTCCTATCACGACGCCATCCAGGGCAAGGAGGAGGCGGACAGCCTCTTCAAGTTCGGCTACCTGACCCTGCGCCAGCGCGCCCAGGCGGAGCGTCTGTTCTGGCACTGCCTGGACAAGATCATGCGCTGCAAGGGCCGGATGCGCCGCGTCCCCGAGGAGATCGCCGACCTCGAGGACTACATGAGCAGCATCTACTACTGCAACTTCAGTGTCTTCCAGTCCGCGCCCGACGCGTGGGCCATCGGGCAGCTCTTCCCGGTCATGCCGATTCACCGGCTGACGGAGGAGCCCACCGAGCGGGCGACCATCGCCGACCTGACGTGCGACAGCGACGGCAAGATCGACCGCTTCATCGACGTCGAGGACATCAAGCACGTGCTCGAGGTGCACGAGCTGAAGGAGGGCGAGCGCTACTTCCTCGCCATGTTCCTCAACGGCGCCTACCAGGAGATCCTCGGCGACCTGCACAACCTCTTCGGCGACACCAACGCGGTGCACGTCCGCATGGACGAAGACAGCTACGAGGTGACGAGCGTGGTCAAGGGCGACAGCGTCGCCGAGGTGCTCGGCTACGTGGAGTACGATCCGCCCGCGATGGTGGAGCGGGTGCGCCTCCAGGCGGAGCGCGCGCGCCGGCAGGGGCTCATCGGCATCGACCAGGTGAAGCTGCTGATGCGCCACTACGAGGAGTCGCTGCGCGGCTACACGTATCTGACCGAAGACTGA
- a CDS encoding protein kinase: protein MVDESHALAQTVAASDPGARDPILPVAPDGSLVGATLDHFVIGEVLGQGGMGEVYAATDTSLDREVAIKVLRADASGVAGMTDRFLREARAQARFNHPNIVHIYYIGRRPTIDGEDSLFFAMERIGGGDLDDVLRAGETMDPEEARDAMLQVARGLRAAQRVGVIHRDIKPSNLMVDEDGVIKIADFGLAKPVDGDNQITQEGALVGSPWYIAPEQAVAEEIDFRADMYAMGAAFHHLLVGRPPFDGPRPMAVVAKHLSEPLEPLAKSAPHVPAALARIIERLLEKKPDDRYPDYDALLADLEAAAPERRAFAPIMTRTAAALGDFLIAAALIGFLGWIGLVVYLAIVTVGHAWRGQTPAKYLLGIEVVREDGEPLGWGRAALRTLVSLWMPILAGATIALTSGIPELLDTIESLKPRSLDSMQNLLVAMAISHGFLTLLYIVGLGLAVFHPLRATLHDLAVGSMVTYRLKTSAVAGPGSSSGVREPTEKMQKLAKKLSTRPPPSVGER from the coding sequence GTGGTCGACGAGTCTCACGCCCTCGCCCAGACGGTCGCCGCGTCGGATCCCGGCGCGCGCGATCCGATCTTGCCGGTGGCGCCCGACGGGAGCCTCGTGGGCGCCACGCTCGACCACTTCGTGATCGGCGAGGTGCTCGGCCAGGGCGGCATGGGGGAGGTCTACGCCGCGACCGACACGTCGCTCGATCGAGAGGTGGCGATCAAGGTGCTGCGCGCCGACGCGAGCGGGGTGGCCGGCATGACCGACCGCTTCCTGCGGGAGGCGCGCGCGCAGGCCCGCTTCAACCACCCGAACATCGTCCACATCTACTACATCGGCCGTCGGCCCACGATCGACGGCGAGGACTCGCTCTTCTTCGCGATGGAGCGCATCGGGGGCGGCGACCTCGACGACGTGCTGCGCGCGGGCGAGACGATGGACCCCGAGGAGGCGCGGGATGCGATGCTCCAGGTGGCCCGGGGCCTGCGCGCCGCGCAGCGGGTCGGGGTGATTCACCGGGACATCAAGCCGTCGAACCTGATGGTCGACGAGGACGGGGTCATCAAGATCGCCGACTTCGGGCTCGCCAAGCCGGTCGACGGGGACAACCAGATCACGCAGGAGGGCGCCCTCGTCGGCAGCCCCTGGTACATCGCGCCCGAGCAGGCGGTGGCCGAGGAGATCGACTTCCGCGCCGACATGTACGCGATGGGGGCCGCGTTCCACCACCTGCTGGTCGGTCGGCCGCCCTTCGACGGACCGCGCCCGATGGCGGTGGTGGCCAAGCACCTCTCGGAGCCGCTCGAGCCGCTCGCGAAGTCGGCGCCGCACGTCCCCGCCGCGCTCGCCCGGATCATCGAGCGGCTGCTCGAGAAGAAGCCCGACGACCGCTACCCCGACTACGACGCGCTGCTCGCCGATCTGGAGGCGGCCGCCCCCGAGCGCCGGGCCTTCGCGCCCATCATGACGCGCACGGCGGCCGCGCTCGGCGACTTCCTGATCGCCGCCGCGCTCATCGGCTTCCTCGGCTGGATCGGCCTCGTCGTCTACCTGGCCATCGTGACCGTGGGGCACGCGTGGCGAGGGCAGACGCCGGCGAAGTACCTGCTCGGCATCGAGGTCGTGCGCGAGGACGGCGAGCCGCTCGGGTGGGGGCGCGCCGCGCTGCGCACGCTGGTGTCGCTCTGGATGCCCATCCTGGCCGGGGCGACCATCGCGCTGACGAGCGGCATCCCGGAGCTGCTCGACACGATCGAGTCGCTGAAGCCGCGCTCGCTCGACTCGATGCAGAACCTGCTCGTGGCCATGGCCATCAGCCACGGCTTCCTGACGCTCCTCTACATCGTGGGCCTCGGGCTCGCGGTCTTCCATCCGCTGCGCGCGACGCTGCACGACCTCGCGGTCGGCTCGATGGTGACCTACCGGCTGAAGACGAGCGCGGTGGCGGGTCCCGGCTCGAGCTCGGGCGTGCGTGAGCCCACCGAGAAGATGCAGAAGCTGGCCAAGAAGCTGAGCACCCGCCCGCCGCCGTCGGTGGGCGAGCGGTGA
- a CDS encoding sigma factor-like helix-turn-helix DNA-binding protein, with product MDTALHTSFVAAVGDAYPIAPDALARLADALTERLAEARDAWPGVSVSGAAFAAYLADRVPDDGDPGAALGEMRVADLYLACACTLGAEGAAEAFEKHVMPAVPKAVARIDGSTQFVEEVVSNVRVKLLIGDGERPPRVASYLGRGPLTAFAQVVALREAQSIKRRGSKEEPVDRDSLLEVPLETDDPELAQLKAEVQGPFQRAFREALAELSPRDRTVLRLYLVEDVGSETIARMYNVHRATVARWVADGRDAVLKGTRKRLMKDLALARSSFDSLIGKLATQLDVSLASFLDERA from the coding sequence TTGGACACAGCTCTTCACACATCGTTCGTGGCCGCGGTGGGCGACGCCTACCCGATCGCGCCCGACGCGCTGGCCCGGCTCGCCGACGCGCTGACCGAGCGGCTCGCGGAGGCGCGCGACGCCTGGCCGGGCGTCTCGGTCTCCGGTGCCGCGTTCGCCGCGTACCTCGCCGACCGCGTGCCCGACGACGGCGACCCGGGCGCCGCGCTCGGCGAGATGCGCGTGGCCGATCTCTACCTCGCCTGCGCGTGCACCCTCGGCGCGGAGGGCGCCGCCGAGGCCTTCGAGAAGCACGTCATGCCCGCCGTCCCCAAGGCCGTCGCGCGCATCGACGGGTCCACGCAGTTCGTGGAGGAGGTCGTCTCCAACGTACGGGTGAAGCTCCTCATCGGCGACGGCGAGCGACCTCCCCGCGTCGCGAGCTACCTCGGCCGCGGCCCCCTCACCGCCTTCGCCCAGGTCGTGGCGCTCCGCGAGGCGCAGTCGATCAAGCGCCGCGGCTCCAAGGAGGAGCCCGTCGACCGGGACAGCCTGCTCGAGGTGCCGCTCGAGACCGACGACCCGGAGCTCGCCCAGCTCAAGGCCGAGGTCCAGGGCCCCTTCCAGCGCGCCTTCCGCGAGGCCCTCGCCGAGCTCTCCCCCCGCGACCGCACCGTGCTCCGCCTCTACCTGGTGGAGGACGTCGGCAGCGAGACCATCGCGCGCATGTACAACGTGCACCGCGCCACCGTCGCCCGCTGGGTGGCGGACGGCCGTGACGCGGTGTTGAAGGGCACGCGCAAGCGGCTGATGAAGGACCTCGCGCTCGCGCGATCCTCCTTCGACAGCTTGATCGGGAAGCTGGCGACCCAGCTCGACGTGAGCCTCGCCAGCTTCCTCGACGAGCGCGCCTGA
- a CDS encoding right-handed parallel beta-helix repeat-containing protein yields MTARAFLFSLLLVGCDAAIIDDAGSPEAGTDAGPDARREAALPDFGACPEGWGEARVDEVTVCDPTPGGLAPCPEGQARFVGTDACEPIGGPCPAGDFADDLPAGALHVRPGGSGDGSASAPFGAIAEAIAVAAEADTIALAKGRFDEAVVLPVGVTLRGACAGETVLTLSTATSGQSVVSLRGGVVRDLSVADTPAAGLLVRSGEVTLERVSIEGATSFGVIVGGGSLRASDLVVRDIEARGETGGFGMVVNGASTVAEIERGVLEGNQRAGAIVIEGARLTLTDVAARDATGLDGGLGAGFIAQAGGAVTGRRVEVTRSVGAGLLANTDGIFTLEDVVVREVEGAPGWSLSSFGEVSLTRAWLRAAQGTSVFLGQGAHVRLTDVVIDALREDPVTAGFAQGLSVVHRGTLSVSRVLVRDCMAGAVSVIGRDTLGDARLEGSDLTIRDVEDRGVAGVGLYVERLGEVELDGLTVERTTHGGVIVNDASSVTLTNVRITDTQPDADDGFWGRGVEARDSTVAISRARLEGQHEVAVIVSGGVARLDSIEIVGTRERGCADTTCPDAPGGIGVGVYRGGVATMSEFQIRDVPLCGVQIAEGGSVDLTRGEIRGASVGACVQVDGYDVSRLTDDVSYVDTDTSIQTTSHYVPESNDPLP; encoded by the coding sequence GTGACCGCCCGCGCGTTCCTGTTCTCGCTGCTGCTCGTCGGCTGCGACGCCGCAATCATCGATGACGCCGGGAGCCCCGAGGCCGGGACCGACGCCGGGCCCGACGCGCGACGGGAGGCGGCGCTCCCGGACTTCGGCGCGTGCCCTGAAGGCTGGGGAGAGGCGCGCGTCGACGAGGTGACCGTCTGCGATCCCACCCCGGGAGGGCTCGCGCCTTGTCCCGAGGGGCAAGCTCGCTTCGTCGGGACCGACGCGTGCGAGCCCATCGGTGGGCCCTGCCCGGCGGGCGACTTCGCCGACGACCTGCCGGCCGGCGCCCTGCACGTCCGACCGGGTGGCAGCGGAGACGGGAGCGCCAGCGCGCCCTTCGGCGCCATCGCCGAGGCCATCGCCGTCGCGGCCGAGGCGGACACCATCGCGCTCGCCAAGGGCCGCTTCGACGAGGCCGTCGTGCTGCCGGTCGGGGTGACCCTGCGCGGCGCGTGCGCGGGCGAGACCGTGCTGACGCTGTCGACGGCCACCTCGGGACAGTCCGTCGTCTCGCTGCGCGGCGGCGTCGTGCGGGACCTGTCGGTCGCCGACACCCCCGCGGCGGGCCTGCTCGTGCGGTCCGGAGAGGTCACCCTGGAGCGCGTCTCGATCGAGGGGGCGACGTCCTTCGGGGTGATCGTGGGCGGCGGCTCGCTCCGCGCCTCCGACCTCGTGGTGCGGGACATCGAGGCCCGCGGGGAGACCGGCGGGTTCGGCATGGTCGTCAACGGCGCCTCCACCGTGGCGGAGATCGAGCGCGGCGTGCTCGAGGGCAACCAGCGCGCCGGGGCGATCGTGATCGAGGGCGCTCGTCTCACGCTGACGGACGTCGCGGCGCGCGACGCGACGGGCCTCGACGGAGGCCTCGGCGCCGGCTTCATCGCGCAGGCGGGCGGCGCGGTGACCGGGCGACGCGTCGAGGTCACGCGCTCGGTCGGCGCGGGGCTGCTGGCCAACACGGATGGGATCTTCACGCTCGAGGACGTCGTCGTGCGCGAGGTCGAGGGCGCCCCCGGCTGGTCGCTCTCCTCGTTCGGCGAGGTCTCCCTCACGCGGGCCTGGCTGCGCGCCGCGCAGGGGACCTCCGTGTTCCTCGGGCAAGGCGCGCACGTACGGCTCACCGACGTCGTCATCGACGCGCTCCGGGAAGACCCCGTGACCGCGGGCTTCGCGCAGGGGCTGAGCGTGGTCCACCGTGGGACGCTCTCGGTCTCGCGGGTCCTGGTGCGCGACTGCATGGCGGGCGCCGTGAGCGTGATCGGGCGCGACACCCTGGGCGACGCGCGCCTCGAGGGCTCGGACCTGACGATCCGGGACGTCGAGGACCGGGGCGTGGCCGGGGTCGGCCTCTACGTGGAGCGGCTCGGCGAGGTGGAGCTCGACGGGCTGACCGTCGAGCGGACCACACACGGCGGGGTCATCGTCAACGACGCGTCCTCCGTCACCCTCACGAACGTGCGCATCACCGACACGCAGCCAGACGCGGACGATGGCTTCTGGGGTCGAGGCGTGGAGGCGCGCGACAGCACGGTGGCGATCTCGCGCGCCCGCCTCGAGGGGCAGCACGAGGTCGCGGTGATCGTCAGCGGCGGCGTCGCGCGCCTGGATTCGATCGAGATCGTCGGCACCCGGGAGCGCGGCTGCGCGGACACGACCTGCCCGGACGCCCCCGGCGGCATCGGCGTGGGCGTCTACCGGGGCGGGGTCGCGACGATGAGCGAGTTCCAGATCCGCGACGTGCCGCTCTGCGGCGTCCAGATCGCGGAGGGCGGCAGCGTGGACCTGACGCGGGGAGAGATCCGCGGCGCCTCCGTCGGCGCGTGCGTGCAGGTAGACGGCTACGACGTGTCCCGCCTGACCGACGACGTGAGCTACGTGGACACGGACACGTCGATCCAGACCACCTCGCACTACGTACCCGAATCGAATGATCCGCTGCCGTAA